One Vibrio sp. CDRSL-10 TSBA genomic region harbors:
- a CDS encoding RnfH family protein: MSIESDMIHVEVVYALPHEQRVLTLVVNKDMTVEEIIQTSGVLKMYPDIDLSKNKVGVFSRNVKLNATVRDRDRIEIYRPLLADPKEIRRKRAEQAKATGKADPVTGGKPSAQRKAEEA, encoded by the coding sequence ATGAGTATTGAATCAGACATGATCCACGTGGAAGTGGTGTATGCTCTGCCGCACGAGCAGCGCGTTCTGACTCTGGTGGTCAACAAGGATATGACGGTTGAAGAGATCATTCAGACCTCGGGTGTTTTGAAAATGTACCCGGATATTGATCTGAGCAAAAACAAGGTGGGTGTGTTCAGCCGCAATGTGAAGCTTAATGCGACCGTACGTGATCGTGACCGGATTGAGATTTATCGCCCGCTGCTGGCCGATCCGAAAGAAATCCGTCGCAAGCGCGCTGAGCAGGCCAAAGCAACCGGTAAAGCCGACCCGGTGACAGGCGGTAAGCCGAGTGCCCAGCGCAAAGCTGAAGAAGCTTGA
- the grpE gene encoding nucleotide exchange factor GrpE, which translates to MSNEENKMKDEELQQDAVQTEAEAVGTDADIDWNQGADSADELDEKEAKIAQLEAALLTSEERVKEQQDAVLRARAEVENMRRRSEQEIDKARKFALSRFVEELLPVIDNLERAIQSADGEVEAIKPILEGVELTHKTFVDAIAKFGLKEINPEGEAFNPELHQAMSIQESPDHASNTVMFVMQKGYELNGRVVRPAMVMVAK; encoded by the coding sequence ATGAGCAACGAAGAAAACAAGATGAAAGACGAAGAGCTGCAGCAAGACGCGGTACAAACTGAAGCGGAAGCCGTAGGCACTGATGCTGATATCGATTGGAATCAAGGCGCTGACTCTGCAGACGAACTTGATGAGAAAGAAGCGAAGATCGCTCAGCTGGAAGCCGCTTTACTGACCAGTGAAGAGCGTGTTAAAGAGCAGCAGGATGCCGTGCTGCGTGCCCGTGCTGAAGTTGAGAACATGCGTCGCCGCAGCGAGCAGGAAATCGACAAAGCGCGTAAATTCGCTCTGAGTCGTTTTGTTGAAGAGCTGCTGCCGGTTATTGATAACCTGGAGCGTGCGATTCAGTCGGCTGATGGTGAAGTAGAAGCGATTAAACCGATTCTGGAAGGCGTTGAGCTGACTCATAAAACGTTCGTCGATGCGATTGCTAAATTTGGTCTGAAAGAGATCAACCCGGAAGGTGAAGCGTTCAATCCGGAGCTGCACCAGGCGATGTCGATTCAGGAAAGCCCTGACCATGCATCAAACACAGTGATGTTTGTGATGCAAAAAGGTTACGAGCTGAATGGTCGTGTTGTGCGTCCGGCGATGGTAATGGTTGCTAAATAA
- the bamE gene encoding outer membrane protein assembly factor BamE, with the protein MQLTKWLVALPLAVTMLSGCSVMERLVYRIDINQGNYVEQQSVDQLKFGMSKDQVRYVLGSPMLVENGYPDTWYYIYHHTPGHGDTEQKNLVVNFNNDGNLVDIAGDFKTSDDFFESLN; encoded by the coding sequence ATGCAGTTAACCAAGTGGCTTGTCGCCCTTCCCCTTGCCGTGACCATGTTGTCTGGCTGTTCTGTGATGGAACGTCTGGTTTATCGTATCGACATCAACCAGGGTAACTACGTTGAACAACAGTCGGTTGATCAGCTGAAATTTGGTATGTCGAAAGATCAGGTGCGCTACGTATTAGGATCGCCAATGCTGGTAGAAAACGGCTATCCGGATACCTGGTATTACATTTACCATCACACCCCTGGACACGGTGACACCGAGCAAAAAAACCTGGTCGTTAATTTCAACAACGATGGCAACCTGGTTGATATCGCCGGTGACTTTAAAACCAGTGATGACTTCTTTGAAAGCCTGAACTAA
- a CDS encoding sensor domain-containing diguanylate cyclase, with product MKEQSNEITQFLDFLVDAILIVDEDSNVVFANESCAKLFGYKKEILHTRTLTDLIKIGVVDDHGFKVRNFILDQPRARPMMSRGVIPCVKSNGEDFSARISIANLNFNGKKCGIATIQDYSTVKDLIDKLHRDSRTDAVTNLFNKRHLDNLIAQPTKLMHESGLLGVAYLDLNGFKIINDQYGHDVGDALLVEISQRLTSKVRSRDICFRIGGDEFLVLFRIEDVEHYLNEAAGCGAKLHDLITAPIEIDGVEHLISVGVSIGVGVLPHDGHDLTAVIKQADAAMYVSKTRQLPFVLAGQFSEPACDATQAMTDTDNATL from the coding sequence GTGAAAGAGCAATCGAATGAAATAACCCAATTTCTGGACTTTTTGGTTGATGCGATTTTAATCGTTGATGAAGATTCAAATGTAGTATTTGCTAACGAATCATGTGCCAAATTATTTGGTTATAAAAAGGAAATCCTGCACACCAGAACACTGACCGATTTGATAAAAATTGGCGTAGTGGATGATCATGGATTTAAAGTACGTAACTTTATCCTTGATCAGCCCCGAGCCAGGCCGATGATGTCACGGGGTGTGATTCCTTGTGTGAAAAGTAACGGTGAGGACTTCAGCGCCAGAATTTCCATCGCTAATCTCAATTTCAACGGCAAGAAGTGTGGAATCGCGACCATTCAGGATTACTCTACCGTTAAAGATCTGATCGATAAACTGCACAGAGACTCGCGTACTGATGCGGTCACTAACCTTTTCAACAAACGCCACCTTGATAACCTTATCGCCCAACCGACTAAGCTGATGCATGAGTCCGGTCTGCTCGGTGTGGCGTACCTGGATCTGAATGGCTTTAAAATCATCAATGACCAGTATGGACATGACGTGGGTGATGCGCTGCTGGTGGAAATATCCCAACGTTTAACCAGTAAAGTGCGCAGTCGTGACATCTGCTTTCGGATTGGCGGCGACGAATTTCTGGTGCTGTTTCGGATAGAAGATGTAGAGCATTATCTGAACGAAGCGGCGGGTTGCGGAGCCAAGTTACACGATTTGATCACCGCACCCATTGAGATAGATGGTGTCGAGCATCTGATTTCAGTCGGTGTCAGTATCGGGGTTGGTGTATTACCGCATGATGGTCATGATTTAACGGCTGTTATCAAGCAAGCTGACGCCGCAATGTATGTCTCTAAAACCCGCCAACTGCCTTTTGTTCTGGCCGGTCAGTTTTCTGAACCCGCCTGCGATGCGACTCAAGCGATGACGGATACCGACAACGCCACCTTGTAA
- a CDS encoding SRPBCC family protein — protein sequence MKQVSRSALVSFSADQMFHLVNDVARYPEFLPGCSGSRVLETTSDKMVASVDVSKAGISKTFTTSNELSHGQSIIMNLVDGPFRTLRGGWFFTPLDESACKVELKLEFEFSSKMIEMAFGKVFNELTSNMVNAFTARAKQVYV from the coding sequence ATGAAGCAAGTCAGTCGTTCTGCGTTGGTCTCGTTCAGTGCGGATCAGATGTTTCATTTAGTCAATGATGTGGCGCGTTATCCGGAGTTTCTGCCAGGATGCTCGGGCAGCCGCGTGCTGGAGACAACCTCAGATAAGATGGTGGCGTCGGTCGATGTGTCGAAGGCCGGCATCAGCAAAACCTTTACCACTTCGAATGAGCTGAGTCATGGTCAGTCGATTATCATGAACCTGGTGGATGGCCCGTTCCGTACTCTGCGTGGCGGCTGGTTCTTTACTCCGCTGGATGAGTCGGCCTGTAAGGTTGAACTCAAGCTGGAGTTTGAGTTCTCAAGCAAGATGATTGAGATGGCGTTCGGTAAGGTGTTCAACGAGCTGACCAGCAACATGGTAAACGCGTTTACCGCGCGTGCCAAACAGGTTTATGTGTAA
- a CDS encoding GspH/FimT family pseudopilin — translation MVRGFSLLELLITVVILSILLAVAIPDFSQVTGRETMRSLAAQLQGFIHNAKSQAVLRNRDLWGHIVWDADNDSHWRLILSDSSEPGSGERLMTLDGGEFSAVSLSATFARDRIQFDGVRGKVSNGSFYFQPDGKGSAALRLTTSFGASRVMVCSPEEESYGYPKCD, via the coding sequence ATGGTTCGCGGATTTAGTTTGCTTGAGCTGCTGATAACGGTAGTCATACTGAGCATTTTGCTGGCAGTTGCGATACCTGATTTCAGCCAGGTGACCGGCCGGGAAACGATGCGTTCTCTGGCGGCGCAGTTGCAGGGTTTCATCCATAACGCCAAATCTCAGGCCGTGCTGCGTAACCGCGATTTATGGGGGCATATTGTCTGGGATGCAGACAACGACAGTCACTGGCGTCTGATTCTGAGTGACAGCAGCGAACCCGGTAGCGGAGAACGATTAATGACGCTCGATGGCGGCGAGTTTAGCGCGGTCAGCTTGAGTGCCACCTTTGCGCGCGACCGGATTCAGTTTGATGGCGTACGTGGCAAAGTCAGCAACGGCAGTTTCTATTTCCAGCCCGATGGCAAAGGTTCTGCGGCGCTGCGTCTCACCACGTCATTTGGCGCCAGCCGGGTGATGGTCTGTTCACCGGAGGAGGAGAGCTATGGCTATCCAAAATGTGATTAG
- a CDS encoding prepilin-type N-terminal cleavage/methylation domain-containing protein — translation MAIQNVISPFHRGLRFQHGPKCQYGPKSQRGLTLIEMMVASLLGLMALSVTSQVMIRGQAYVAERSQQLLLVQNMNSVMQVLKEDLYQAGFDPGGSVTLSGGDDVIQSGPDAASLGYVYRVAERGEQAYRNVVYRFDREEGVLRICEKAQPAPLTFLQASDSGWGGNCYSLFEPRQIRVSEFRVTTRRVAGVQATALLTEVRLSALLTRLPQFSHSLSFQLLTRNGQ, via the coding sequence ATGGCTATCCAAAATGTGATTAGCCCGTTTCATCGCGGCCTGCGATTTCAGCATGGCCCGAAATGTCAGTACGGCCCGAAATCTCAGCGCGGGCTAACGCTGATTGAAATGATGGTGGCCTCTTTACTCGGGCTGATGGCGCTGTCTGTGACCAGCCAGGTAATGATTAGAGGTCAGGCTTATGTGGCAGAGCGCAGCCAGCAACTGCTGCTGGTGCAGAATATGAACAGTGTAATGCAGGTGCTGAAAGAGGATCTCTACCAGGCCGGATTTGATCCCGGCGGGTCAGTGACTCTGTCGGGTGGCGATGATGTTATCCAGTCGGGGCCTGATGCCGCATCACTGGGTTATGTTTACCGCGTTGCCGAGCGTGGTGAGCAGGCGTATCGCAATGTAGTGTATCGCTTTGACCGTGAAGAAGGCGTACTGCGTATCTGCGAGAAAGCTCAGCCTGCACCGCTCACTTTTCTTCAGGCGTCGGACTCGGGCTGGGGCGGGAACTGTTATTCGCTGTTTGAACCACGCCAGATCCGGGTCTCAGAGTTTCGGGTAACGACGCGGCGAGTGGCGGGCGTGCAGGCGACTGCTCTGCTCACCGAGGTCAGGCTCAGTGCGCTGCTGACCAGGCTGCCGCAGTTCAGTCACAGCCTTTCCTTTCAGCTTTTAACCCGTAACGGACAATGA
- a CDS encoding glycoside hydrolase family 3 N-terminal domain-containing protein, with amino-acid sequence MKPTNTLRPITVCMLAALAPAAAHADYNGKSWLEVEAQVSSILDNMSAQEKYQFIRVDDGHMIPRLDRFGIEGTVAYDSTLGVHVNNTTFGASYPSQTALAATWNIKRAQEQGLALGYETRMAGGEQMLSPVVNLYRTPLNGRAAESVCGEDPFLCSVMAPAITNGIQAQGIQAGAKHLIANEQEANRHALDVHVDERTLREMYLVPFESLVKNADIASIMCGFNKVNGDFACENHHIIKEVLKDEWGYQGFVMSDFNAIQNAYEGAYAGTDLDMPSGLQFTQDKLQPYVDNGTLAQSVIDDKVARNLRALIRYGLDKGGYPAQTLDYPEYGLTASLDTAREGIVLLKNDASGNQGALLPLNKSARIAVVGNGAQLAPSSPFGTGYSDAESDYVSELSGLQQLATNSENVTFIKSMSLSPEQSLWLSPNCQASDDTCRVGVEAEYFANTQWAGEPVLTREEQGINFSWTNMTNVVEKRLYRK; translated from the coding sequence ATGAAACCTACTAATACCTTACGACCAATCACGGTCTGTATGCTCGCAGCACTGGCACCGGCGGCCGCACATGCTGACTATAACGGTAAATCCTGGCTGGAAGTCGAAGCACAGGTAAGCTCCATTCTGGATAACATGTCTGCGCAAGAAAAATATCAGTTTATCCGAGTTGACGACGGCCATATGATCCCGCGTCTGGATCGTTTTGGAATTGAAGGAACAGTTGCTTACGATTCCACATTAGGTGTGCATGTAAATAACACCACGTTTGGTGCCAGCTACCCTTCACAAACAGCTCTGGCCGCAACCTGGAATATCAAACGAGCTCAGGAGCAAGGTCTGGCCCTGGGCTACGAAACTCGTATGGCCGGCGGTGAACAAATGCTGTCACCGGTCGTCAATCTTTACCGTACTCCTCTGAATGGCCGCGCTGCTGAGTCTGTGTGTGGTGAAGACCCGTTCCTGTGCTCTGTCATGGCGCCGGCGATCACCAACGGTATCCAGGCTCAGGGCATTCAAGCCGGTGCCAAACACCTGATCGCCAATGAGCAGGAAGCGAACCGCCATGCTCTGGACGTGCACGTTGACGAACGTACCCTGCGTGAAATGTACCTGGTCCCGTTTGAGTCATTGGTGAAAAATGCCGATATCGCCTCCATCATGTGTGGTTTTAATAAGGTCAACGGCGACTTCGCCTGTGAAAATCACCACATCATCAAAGAAGTACTGAAAGATGAATGGGGCTACCAGGGCTTCGTCATGTCTGACTTCAACGCGATTCAGAATGCCTATGAAGGCGCTTACGCTGGCACCGATCTGGATATGCCATCCGGCCTTCAGTTTACCCAGGACAAACTGCAACCTTATGTCGATAACGGCACTCTCGCTCAAAGCGTCATCGACGATAAAGTCGCGCGCAACCTGCGTGCCTTGATCCGTTACGGCCTGGATAAAGGCGGCTACCCGGCCCAAACTCTGGATTATCCGGAGTACGGCCTGACCGCTTCACTCGATACCGCACGTGAAGGCATTGTTCTGCTGAAAAATGATGCGTCTGGCAACCAAGGGGCACTGTTGCCACTGAATAAATCGGCGCGGATTGCCGTGGTCGGCAACGGCGCTCAGCTAGCGCCAAGCTCACCGTTTGGTACCGGCTATTCCGATGCCGAATCCGATTACGTCAGCGAGTTGAGTGGTCTGCAACAGTTAGCAACCAACAGCGAGAACGTGACGTTTATCAAGAGCATGTCGCTGTCACCAGAACAGTCGCTTTGGTTGAGCCCGAATTGTCAGGCAAGCGATGATACCTGCCGGGTGGGCGTTGAAGCCGAATACTTTGCCAATACCCAATGGGCTGGTGAACCGGTTTTGACCCGCGAAGAGCAAGGCATCAACTTCAGTTGGACCAATATGACCAACGTCGTGGAGAAACGCCTGTATCGAAAATGA
- a CDS encoding prepilin-type N-terminal cleavage/methylation domain-containing protein, which produces METSRVSRHVAVSRAHGFSLIEVMIAFILVSVGVLGLMSWQLFIEQRSDYAQRSGQALDLAEQKLTWFHTRGAQSSLSELAVADFERDVVSGEEVVGPDYRMLWSVTALSPVLKSIRIEVIWQDRLGGERSIELSTLLSRYTHDQTDNE; this is translated from the coding sequence ATGGAAACTAGCCGCGTCAGCCGGCATGTGGCGGTAAGCCGGGCGCACGGATTCAGCCTGATTGAAGTGATGATCGCCTTTATTCTGGTCAGTGTCGGAGTGCTGGGTCTGATGAGTTGGCAGCTGTTTATTGAGCAGCGCAGCGACTATGCACAGCGCAGCGGGCAGGCGCTTGATCTGGCGGAGCAAAAGCTGACCTGGTTTCATACCCGGGGCGCACAATCCTCGTTATCTGAACTGGCGGTCGCGGATTTTGAACGTGATGTGGTCAGCGGTGAAGAGGTTGTCGGGCCGGATTATCGTATGCTCTGGAGTGTGACTGCACTCAGCCCGGTGCTGAAATCGATTCGGATCGAAGTGATCTGGCAGGATCGACTGGGTGGCGAACGCAGCATAGAACTAAGCACCCTGCTGTCACGCTATACGCACGATCAGACTGATAATGAATGA
- the dnaJ gene encoding molecular chaperone DnaJ translates to MSKRDFYEVLGVSRDASERDIKKAYKRLAMKYHPDRNQGDASSADKFKEVKEAYEILTDPQKKAAYDQYGHAAFEQGGGGFGGGGFGGGGADFGDIFGDVFGDIFGGGRRGGGSPRPQRGADLRYNMELTLEEAVRGCSKEIQVPTLVHCDTCDGSGAKKGTSAQTCGTCHGHGQVQMRQGFFAVQQTCPTCHGKGKIIKDPCDSCHGQGRKQQTKTLNVKIPAGVDTGDRIRLAGEGEAGEMGAPAGDLYVQVHVKEHNIFEREGNNLYCEVPVSFAMAALGGEVEVPTLDGRVNLKVPEETQTGRMFRMRGKGVKSVRGGAVGDLIVKLVVETPVKLSARQKELLRELEESCGGEAANKHKPKSEGFFNGVKKFFDDLTS, encoded by the coding sequence ATGTCAAAACGTGATTTTTACGAAGTATTAGGCGTTAGCCGTGATGCCTCTGAGCGCGATATTAAGAAGGCGTACAAACGCCTGGCGATGAAATACCACCCGGACCGTAACCAGGGTGATGCCAGCTCTGCGGATAAGTTTAAAGAAGTAAAAGAAGCGTATGAGATTCTGACTGATCCTCAGAAAAAAGCAGCCTATGACCAGTATGGCCACGCAGCCTTTGAACAGGGCGGTGGCGGCTTTGGCGGCGGCGGTTTCGGCGGCGGCGGTGCTGATTTTGGCGACATTTTCGGTGACGTCTTCGGTGATATTTTCGGCGGTGGTCGTCGTGGCGGCGGTTCTCCGCGTCCACAGCGTGGCGCAGATCTGCGTTACAACATGGAACTGACTCTGGAAGAGGCGGTACGTGGCTGTTCGAAAGAGATCCAGGTTCCGACTCTGGTGCACTGTGATACCTGTGACGGTTCTGGTGCGAAGAAAGGCACCTCGGCTCAGACCTGTGGCACCTGTCATGGCCACGGTCAGGTACAGATGCGTCAGGGTTTCTTTGCAGTGCAGCAAACCTGTCCGACCTGTCACGGTAAAGGCAAAATCATCAAAGATCCTTGTGATTCTTGTCATGGCCAGGGCCGTAAGCAGCAGACTAAGACGCTGAATGTGAAGATCCCGGCAGGTGTTGATACCGGTGACCGTATCCGTCTGGCTGGTGAAGGCGAAGCGGGCGAAATGGGGGCTCCGGCGGGCGATCTGTACGTACAGGTGCACGTTAAAGAGCACAATATTTTCGAACGTGAAGGCAATAACCTGTACTGTGAAGTACCGGTCAGCTTTGCGATGGCTGCCCTGGGTGGTGAAGTCGAAGTGCCGACGCTGGATGGCCGTGTTAACCTGAAAGTGCCGGAAGAGACTCAGACCGGTCGTATGTTCCGCATGCGTGGTAAAGGCGTGAAGAGTGTACGCGGTGGTGCTGTCGGTGACCTGATTGTGAAACTGGTGGTGGAAACTCCGGTGAAACTGAGCGCGCGTCAGAAAGAGCTGCTGCGTGAACTGGAAGAATCTTGCGGTGGCGAAGCGGCTAATAAGCACAAGCCAAAATCGGAAGGTTTCTTCAACGGTGTGAAGAAGTTCTTCGACGATCTGACCAGCTAA
- the smpB gene encoding SsrA-binding protein SmpB: protein MVKKNSKTKAGSNTIALNKKARHEYFIEDEIEAGLELQGWEVKSLRQGKANIAESYVYMRDGEAFISGMTITPLQQASTHVVANPTRVRKLLLSRRELDNLFGRINREGMTLTALSLYWSRSWVKLKIGVSKGKKLHDKRDDLKDKDWERQKARVMKSNNLR from the coding sequence ATGGTAAAGAAAAATTCAAAGACAAAAGCGGGTAGCAACACTATCGCGCTGAACAAAAAAGCCCGCCACGAGTATTTCATTGAAGATGAAATCGAAGCTGGCCTGGAGCTGCAAGGCTGGGAAGTCAAATCACTTCGCCAGGGTAAAGCCAATATCGCTGAAAGCTATGTGTACATGCGTGACGGAGAAGCGTTTATCTCCGGTATGACCATCACACCGCTGCAGCAAGCATCCACCCACGTGGTCGCTAACCCGACCCGCGTGCGTAAGCTACTGTTATCACGTCGTGAACTCGACAACCTGTTCGGTCGTATAAACCGTGAAGGGATGACGTTAACCGCGCTGTCTCTGTACTGGTCCCGCTCTTGGGTCAAACTCAAAATCGGTGTATCGAAAGGTAAGAAACTGCACGACAAACGTGATGACCTGAAAGACAAAGACTGGGAACGCCAAAAAGCGCGCGTTATGAAGAGCAACAACCTGCGCTAA
- a CDS encoding type IV pilin protein — protein MEMIRINNCNRGQNNIQGMTLIELMLAMTLLLILSALTYPLYDDHIQRTHRRLALSDMTRIQLQLETSYRNGYHSQEIFDAGHCLLCESDPTHYRIGLDLSDGGYLIYATPQAQSDQNSDRCSGQSYARLTLSSQGEREPVACWR, from the coding sequence ATGGAAATGATTCGAATAAATAACTGCAACAGAGGACAAAACAACATTCAGGGTATGACGCTGATCGAATTGATGCTGGCGATGACGCTGCTGCTGATACTCTCAGCCCTGACCTATCCGCTCTATGATGACCACATACAGCGCACGCACCGCCGCCTGGCTCTGAGTGACATGACCCGGATTCAGTTGCAGCTTGAAACCAGTTACCGCAATGGCTATCACAGCCAGGAGATATTTGACGCCGGCCACTGCCTGCTGTGTGAATCGGACCCGACGCATTACCGCATCGGACTGGATCTGTCTGACGGTGGTTATCTGATTTATGCCACGCCGCAAGCGCAAAGTGACCAGAACAGCGACAGGTGCAGCGGACAAAGTTATGCCAGGCTGACGCTCAGCAGCCAGGGGGAACGTGAACCCGTTGCCTGCTGGCGCTGA
- a CDS encoding glucose 1-dehydrogenase codes for MSVSYDFSGKVALVTGAASGMGFSTAKAYAEACAAVMLSDVNPQALDAAVAEITQAGGKAAGFVCDVTKEEQVEALVKQTVEQFGGLDMAFNNAGIQVPAIDAADELADDFDRVNAINRRGVWASMKHELKYMREQGHGSIVNCSSIGGLVGLGKLASYHASKHGVIGLTKSAALEYATRGIRVNAVCPAAIDTPMVADMKEKGVLTDEIISGIQPISRLGKGEEVAAAVLWLSSDAASFVLGVALPVDGGATTR; via the coding sequence ATGTCAGTCTCTTATGATTTTTCCGGTAAAGTTGCTCTGGTCACTGGTGCTGCATCAGGCATGGGCTTTTCAACAGCGAAAGCGTACGCGGAAGCATGCGCTGCCGTTATGCTGTCCGATGTTAACCCACAAGCTCTGGACGCAGCGGTTGCTGAGATCACTCAAGCTGGCGGTAAAGCAGCGGGTTTTGTGTGTGATGTCACCAAAGAAGAGCAAGTTGAAGCTCTGGTAAAACAAACCGTTGAACAGTTCGGCGGCCTGGATATGGCATTCAATAATGCAGGTATTCAGGTACCGGCTATTGATGCGGCGGACGAACTGGCCGACGACTTTGACCGCGTCAACGCGATCAACCGGCGTGGTGTCTGGGCCAGCATGAAACACGAGCTGAAGTACATGCGTGAACAGGGCCACGGCTCTATCGTCAACTGTTCATCTATCGGTGGCCTGGTAGGTCTGGGTAAACTGGCGTCTTACCACGCATCAAAACACGGTGTTATCGGCCTGACCAAGAGTGCAGCGCTGGAATACGCGACACGTGGTATTCGCGTCAACGCGGTATGTCCTGCAGCTATCGACACGCCAATGGTAGCTGATATGAAAGAAAAAGGTGTGCTGACTGATGAAATTATCTCAGGTATTCAGCCAATCAGCCGCCTTGGTAAAGGGGAAGAAGTGGCTGCTGCCGTACTATGGCTGAGCAGCGATGCCGCATCTTTTGTACTGGGTGTCGCGCTGCCGGTCGACGGTGGTGCAACTACGCGTTAA
- the nadK gene encoding NAD(+) kinase: MKNPFEVIAIIGKPRDQQAIQTHKDLYHWLTSLGKSVFIDDRLRDILTDIPSDHFASLIELGKHADLGIVVGGDGNMLGAARVLSRFDISVIGVNRGNLGFLTDLNPEDFQDRLLDVLAGNYLEEERFLLEAEIHRHGQVKSQNAALNEAVLHPGKIAHMIEFEVYIDNNFAFSQRSDGLIISTPTGSTAYSLSGGGPILSPSLNAITLVPMFPHTLSCRPLVVDGKRRIKLIVSPDNRGTQEISCDGQVSLPVSPGDEIHIYQSPNVLKLIHPQDYSYYHVLRNKLGWSSKLF; this comes from the coding sequence ATGAAAAACCCGTTTGAAGTGATCGCCATCATTGGTAAACCCCGGGATCAACAAGCAATTCAGACACATAAAGATCTCTACCATTGGTTAACTTCTTTAGGTAAGTCTGTGTTTATCGATGATCGGTTACGTGACATCCTGACCGATATCCCCAGTGACCACTTTGCCAGTCTGATTGAACTGGGCAAGCATGCTGACCTCGGCATCGTTGTCGGTGGTGACGGCAACATGCTCGGTGCTGCACGCGTCCTTTCCCGCTTCGATATTTCGGTTATAGGCGTCAACCGCGGTAACCTCGGCTTTCTGACGGATCTGAATCCGGAAGATTTTCAGGATCGCTTGCTCGATGTGCTGGCCGGTAATTATCTGGAAGAAGAGCGCTTTCTGTTGGAAGCGGAAATTCACCGCCACGGCCAGGTCAAAAGCCAGAACGCGGCACTGAACGAAGCCGTGCTGCACCCGGGCAAAATTGCTCACATGATTGAGTTTGAAGTCTATATCGACAACAACTTCGCCTTCTCCCAGCGCTCTGATGGCCTGATCATTTCAACGCCGACCGGTTCCACCGCCTATTCGCTTTCCGGCGGCGGTCCGATTCTGTCGCCGAGCCTGAATGCCATCACCCTGGTGCCTATGTTCCCGCACACCCTGTCGTGCCGCCCGCTGGTAGTCGATGGCAAACGCCGCATCAAACTGATTGTCTCGCCGGACAATCGTGGCACTCAGGAAATCAGCTGTGACGGCCAGGTATCCCTGCCGGTATCACCCGGAGATGAAATCCATATTTATCAAAGCCCTAATGTGCTGAAACTGATTCATCCGCAAGACTACAGCTACTACCATGTATTGCGAAATAAGCTCGGCTGGTCGAGTAAGTTGTTCTAA